The following is a genomic window from Carassius carassius chromosome 24, fCarCar2.1, whole genome shotgun sequence.
TGAGATCGGGCTGGGTAAACTGGGTAaggtttgtttgtattttgagttttgcccttcatgacatcATATAGGGCGGATTTCCTTGTATGGGCGCTTCTCCTGGATGAGTGTGAAAATCAACATTGTcaccaaagaagtgtgtttttcgATGTGAGGGAAAAATAACCTTGTTCAGCTTTCCAAAGAACCAATGTTAAGGGAATTAAGTCGATGTCACAGCTTGCTAATTTACacccttgtatttattttacaggtGAGCGTAGTGTTGGGGTGTGGATTTCATGTGGATTCATTTCTGTAATGTTATCCCTCATCATCCTTATGCTGTTCCTCCAGCTCTTCAGGAAGAAAGAGAAGGAATGTTTCAAGCGTTGTGAGTAACACAATGCACAGACATATGTACGCAAACACATTTCTTCTCAGAGGTTTTGTGGGTTAATCTTACCTATCGCCCTTCTCTTCTCTTCATTAGTTGTCAGGAAGTGCTCGTTGGGTAATATGGAGGTACGTATCGAGTTAATGCACATTTCTGTAGTATGTGAACGTGTCATGAATCATCTGACTCACAGTCCTTCATTTTCTTCAGATGGACAGTGAGAGTACACCTCCTACCAGCCAAACAGATGAGCAGCCCCATGCCCAGGAGATGATGTCACATGGCAGCACACCCACCAATCACAACAACGACTGCTCGtttcatcagccaatcagcttAGAGCAGGCTGTGCCTCCAGCCGGCAATTTAGGTACTATAAAGAGCTGCTTTTTGtgattttcttcttttattaAAAGAATTGTGATGCTCATTTATCCAGATCTACTAATTTGTTTAACAATATGACCAAAATATACATCTTTATGGCATGAAGTGAGGggcataaactaataaataaataaataaatgtgcaataaatgaattaacattaaaatgattaaattctTGAAAAGTAAACATGTGAAATCATGTCATGTGGCCAAACTTATatgcagtaaaaacaaacaaacgggAAATGACATCATAGAGATAACTACTGCAGACCGTTATGGTCAGTAAATTGCTTAAATTGtttttgaatttattgaaaggaTTGCCCCTTGAGATGTAACATCTTATTTGCAAGGGGGTCctataaacacaaaaacataatattacaacataaataaaatacttttaacttGCACCAGATGACATTTGTATGAATtcttaataatacaataataaattacattttatataagaaTTAAATAACcagacatataaaataataaaatattaataaaaaaaaaaaaatatatatatatattattataatgtgtgtgtgtgtgtgtgtgtgtgcttacatacattatatatatatccatagaAGCCTGTTTCCGCAactgaataaaaatttaaaaagtttacaTCACACAGTTCAGAATTTCTTTCTCAGAATTGacatataaacttgcaatttgaCCATAAGCACAGAGCGCTATTAAGAACTTCCAAATAAAGACGAGCCAGCTCGTAATCTTCCGGTGAAGCTCATTTTATATGACCTATATATAGGTAGAGACTCTCACAGAAACCTCTCCTTCCTCATTCTTATCAGAAACTgagaaacaaaataaatgcaacacCATAAATAATGATAGCGGAATTATCATAGAGTTTCATGTTATTATGATATACATGATTTTATACCCAGGGTCTGGTAATCCCAGGAAAGTGCCCAGACACGTAACTGTACATTTAAATGCTGACAAAAAAACACTATTGTATCTGTTTAGGCAGTTAGACTAAGCTCTCAAACGTCATCGTAATGGTATTCTCGATAATCAGTATCTTACCTTATAGCtatgaacacatttttaaatcttaTACAATTTTAAAGCCTTTGTTATTTCTCTACTTGATGTAGTaaaatttgctttattaaaagttCTCTtggtgaaaaataaaaacttttaaagatgaaaatgaaattataacAAGGAGACGGCAGCAGAGGCTCACTCATTGGCCAAGGCTGCAACTCCCTAACTTTtgatttattacaaattaaatactatagcaaatttagtattttattgCACTGAAGTATAATGCtgtgttccaggcaggtttttgagcccgtaaatCACAACTTCAGACCATGACTCACGACTTTGTAgtattccaggcaagtcacgccaaactgccTGAGAGCAAGGAGTTGTGATatctagattattaattttaatgcaacGCTATATTGTCCTAAAGTCTTTTTCTCACcttgtaccacttgcataaacaccgcATCTGTAGGCAATATTATCTATAGGAGATGCCATTGTTGTCTggcaggctatgtgacgtcagagcgCAGAACTGGGAGTACATcaatctagtacgagttcacgagtgggaagtcacgggtttgattgGCGTTATGGGgcactttcacgggtagaagTTTTAAAAAACACAGGTTACGTGTTGGCTGGAACATCAAGTATAGCAAGTGCAGGAAGTCACAAAGTcacttgcaattaaaaaaaataataattataaataaggcCAGACAACAGCCTATAAATCTGGATTATTTAAATACCTATATAGTCAAATACAAATTAAGTAAGTTGGTATgacaattaaataatgcattcaatACTTTGAAATGTTTAGATgaaatttaataattacattgttTATGTTTTATCCAACACAGATTTGCTGCTGTAGTTGGGTTATTTAGTCTGAATCACTTAATGCACAGCTCTGTATTGACATCGGCTCATCAGATGACTCATTCCACTGTCACATTAATGACTGGCTGCATGATTTAACGGATTCACTCGCGTTTGCGTTTGTCATTCCTAAAACTCTATAAGTGGACGTTTGGTCCTCTTAGACAAACAAAACTTTTCTTCAAATTGTGAATGGATTATGTAGAGAAACAAAGGGAGCACCACTTAAGGCGCAGTACAGTTCACCGGAAATGACTGAGCTTGCTTATCTAAAACCAGGAAGTAACCTACATGTGGTCGattgtgagaaaaagtcagaattttgagatttaaactcacattttttttctccctcataaTTGGACTCACTAACTCTTAAAacgtttaaatctcacaatcagAACTGTGTTTCAAAATTGCACGATATAAACttgctgtgagaaaaaaaaatgtctgaattgcgagtttatatgacgcaattctgagaaaaaaagccgAAATATGAGttgtaaactcgcaattgtgacaAAAAAAGTTGGAATtgttgagataaaaagtcgcaattaccttttttgtgttttattttttattcggtGGCTTCCATGGGCTTCCATGCATGACACCcctcacataaaaacaaaaaagaaaaactagcAAACATGCAAATAGTATGAATATTCAACATTCTCACTTTCTCATAGGCCCTCTTCACATCTACGGCCCCCAGACAGTTTTTGTTAGCCTGCTCAATCAATTTGGATGGGATGGCGGCGAGAAAAAAGCACAAGAACTCCAAGAAGAATCACTAAACAACATCAACGTGTCCTGCCCTCAGTCTCCCCCCGTCCATCTGTCTGAGGAGGAAAGGAGCAGAGAGAACGATTTCATCTTCTTCCCATCTCAGGAGCAAGGGAAAGAGTGCCACATATCTAAAGAAGAGGCGCTGTGAGGGACGATGGATTATTTGTGTCCGTTCTTCCTCCGTGCTGTTCAGCTGCTGTGTGGTTTGTTTTAACTGATATTTCGTGAGTACCCAGTATTAAAACTCTAACCGTGGCAGGGGATTTTTTCTTGAGAGCAACAGGCTGCGTTAGGGGAAGACCTGGATATGTGACTAACAGTGTGGACTTCATACGTGTGCGTATGAGCTTGACAGTTCATGTCAGCTTTGCAGTATTATGCATAACCTACTGATACTGCAGTGGGATGCTGATGTTGACTGCATGAAGAGTCGATACTAAAGGTTTATGATGGTTAAACTGACTCAGGAACAATGCTTGAAAGTGTTTGAAAGCAAAGAGCAGCTCTAAGACATTCACACATGTtgagatatttattttatgtaaagttcATTCAAGTCacaaaacatttgtatttatttgtaactcTTATTAATCGCAGTTAATCATGCAGTTTATCAGTGTTCGATCATATCAAGTCCTTGGATAATGTTGTCAGttttcttcctcttttctttGGTTTTTATGTGACAGACATGATGGATTGTACCTTCAAAAAGCCCTGACATTTTGAAGGTGGTCTGGAAATGTCAACATCATTTCTTCATTCAGAAGTGTATAAGCACACGCGATAGCAATCGATTGATCATGTATTATGTTTTATATTCactgtaatatacatttttttatgcttGATATTAACtgtaaagtgcaataaaatcaataaaagtttattttttttatatgtttcccTGAGTACTTCACTGCAAGACAGCAAATACAAATCCAACTACAATTCTCTATTTTAGCAACCAGGTAGCTGACAAAAAAGTACTTCTTATAAGTGAAACGTTATATATCTTAGATTTGAATTATTGTGTTCATTCTGTTATCATATTATACATGCAGCTTCTTCATAATATTTTGAGACATATCTTTAGTTATTCAAAAATAGTGAAAACTTTacattcatatacattttaacataaaatCTTGATTTGAAAAAGTCCATGGGCTTGTTGTGCAAAAACTACCCAATTATAAATACAAACAAGTGTGCAGAGAATAAAACCTTCATTTGTTGAAAAAGATTAGCTCTGTGTTGTATGTTAAGTGTCTCCTTGTGTGCAGTGGTAACTcaaatctctctctatctcagcATTTCTCAGGAAGGACAGTCATTCTCACAGAACCTTCATATGGGCCACCTGAGTGCACATTTTCTCTTGCGTAAATGGCAGCAGCAGGTTTGTATTAGAGTAAATACTCAATCCGTAGACGCATCAGCGGTCTTCTTCCTGCTCTTTTCTCAGACATCCTCCAGTTTTTCAGTCTTTCCACACACCTCCTGCACTGGCATTGGTACCTCCTCTTCCTCTGTGCACTGACTGGAACCAAGGCTGCTCTTGTCGGAGGAGCAGAGACCTGATGACCCAGTACAATACACATTATTAGAAGCGTTTTCCTGTTATGCAGTACAATTTCATGCCATGTCTTAATATATTGAGGAAAataataaactcaaaattgtaaaatatgGAAATCACATTAATTAGATTCCCGATCATAATGTTATAATAAGGTGATCATAGAGGTGAATCGAAATTaataatttcacaaaattgtaaGTCTATTAACTTGGTGCTCTGTACTTCGAACATGTCTAGCTTTAATATTGTTTTGATCACTTAAAACAGTTTTAATTGATGACATATGTATAGGTTTTCCTGTTATCGTCATTGCTTTCCAAtccttttaattattatattatattatattatattatattatattatattatattatattatataaaaagtttgcatttcatttacttaaaattcaaatatatttttttaaatacttgtagaaatactttttaattataatttttttattagttggGGTTAGGTTTTATAGGTTttagaatatattatattatattatattatattatattatattatattatattatattatattatattatattatattatattatattatattatttaaaaagtttgcatttaatttactttaattaatttttttaatagaattattatattatattatattatattatattatttaaaaagtttgcatttaatttactttaattaatttttttaatagaattattatattatattatattatattatattatattatattatattatattatattatattatattaaattttatattattaagaaGATGATTGGGCTAAATCAGATTTCAGtattaaagtttacatttaatttaattcagttaaaaaatGTCTGAGCTTGACCAGTGTcagtttcattcattcaaaaagtaCTGCAAAACAGGAATGACCAAAACACAACTTGTACTGCCGTTCTAGATTCTACAGGTAGGTATACTAAAACTATGCATGCAATGTAGTGTCCGTATATCAAGCACTCATGCAAGTGTATAAAGAGCAGTTCCAAGGTTTTCTTTCTGAATTAAAAGATTGATTTGTTGTTTATAGTGGCACTGACCGATTGATGTCGACATGATCCGTCCACATGGTCGTGCATGTCTGCTGATGAGAAGGAAACAGGTGAgcagagcgcacacacacacacacgcaaaacaCAGACTCACCGAGATCCACACATTATCTGGAAGAGGTTGATAGAAAGGGAGCAAATAGATGGggaaaaggagagagaaagagtaaaCAGGTCAATAGAGAATACACCTgatatactctgtgtgtgtgatagtCTGTTTGCCTTCAACAGTGACTATTTTAACACACTGATGACAGTGTGTCAGGGTTCAGGCACTCACCATGGGTGGGCGATATTGTTTTAGTAGAAGGAGGAGTAGTAACAGTAGTTGTCTGAATTTTCTCACACGACTCGCATTTGCTGTCACTGCATCTGTAGCCGTCGTCACATGTACAATTTGCATCGCTTGTCACCGTACAGTCCTTCATATACTTCATATCTGCAAAATTAAAAGGGTTAACGAGGTTATGTAGAACTGTATATCAGTATATCAGTGTTTCTtcaacttttattcagaaaggtcACATCATATTGATCAAAAGAGACCACCAaggcatttctaatgttacaaaagatttcagattcaaataaatgctcagcATCTTACAACTGAAAGGTAAAGCTGAAATCTCCTAATTCGAGTATGAATAAACCGTCTAGGACACCAATGTGCCTGCACTCATTTGTGCGTACAGTCATTTCAACAAGACACAAGTGTCAAAATAAAACAGCAAGCTCGAACacaggttttttttctctttctgctgACTCACAAATAACTCATGCCACCTCAGGATATTCACTTTTCATTTCTGCTCATCGCTTTTTATCACAAGATTGTTCAGCCTGGTTATTTGACCATAGACATCTACAATCTGAACTACAGTATCATTACATGTCTGACAACTCTGCATTATTAACCAGCAAGTCTAAAATTTATGCTGGACTTTTCGGCGAGTCCAACTAAATACATGTTTGTTCAGTTACTTCAAATATTAGTTTCTCTTATATGTCTCCTTTTCTTCCCAAACGACCATTTTTTCTAGTTGTTATCTCATTGTCAGATTCGATCTTTGGCAGGACATCTGCATATCAAAATATCTCAGACATCTAAGTAGGCAGTTATTTCCGTTTCAAAGAACAACTTCCACCACTCAGGTGCTTTTTTCCCCAATGCTACACGTGTATTTTCAAGATTTGATGTCCTATATCATGTTTGTTACCAGAGACTCAGACGTTTTTCAGACCCCCACCTACCTCCATACTAAAAACCCACCTAAATCTGCTGAAGGGGAAGCCCCTGCTTTGTTTTACTGTCATGTTTGGTATTTCTAGTTCATGACTCTTCATACCGATTCATCTAAACATTCAGAACATAGCTGAACATATCATTCTAAGAACCTACAACCTGTTTTGTGATCATAAAGAAACTGAGTAGACATACTTTCCTTGGTGCAcgttgtgcagtgtttgcacCATTGGTAATTGATGTTATAGTCGTCCGTGAAGTAGCCATTTCCACATGCCTCGCACACAGTTTCAGTCGTTCCTTTACATGTCACCATCATAAGCTCccctgtataaacacacacaaaagcaggGAAACATGCATGTAATGAGACATTAGTGATGCTGACTGTACAGACATTTATGAGTATGGCATTCAACGCTGACTGGTTCGAAAGTCTACCAGGTTGAGTTTAGGGAACAAGTCATCCTCATCCGAGAAACTTGATGTGTCATTCTAAGACCTTAGGTAAATGTCAATCAACCATACTATAgctaaactctgaaaaattcttaCATAATGCAACCAGGTTTTGATATGTTGAAAGATTACATCCTGactttttcaaatgaaatatgCCTCAAAAAGCCGAACAACGTTTAAGCAGCAGATTCTTTTGCTTCAGTGCACTTTATGTTAATTATCTAATCTTAACTGAAGAACGGCTTAGTTCTTTTAACTCTGACTCAACTCTGTTCTAAGTGATGAGGCAGCTGATTTCGTTTACCTGGTTTACACTTTTTGCAGCACCGGTTGTCTTTCAAATACTCTGTTCTTTCATCGCACTGCAGTGACTGGACGAGAGGAAGGACATGTGATGAGAGCAGGAGGACACTGAGCAAGGCAAGCATCTtcctggaagagaaaaaaagaagcatGTGAAGATTCAGAATGACACATGACACCTGGAATGACTTTAAATGCGTTAGCAGAGAATGCAAAGAGTCATACAAATCATGAATATATTACTTGGCCTTACTGTTAAATGTTTAGTGCAATAATTACTGATAAATATgactgtttgtttatatatttgtcacacttttgtcaaaatgatcgattatatatatatatatatatatatatatatatatatatatatatatatatatatatatatatatatattgtatttgtttcagaataaaaatgattttaaatatataacttattacaaaaagtaatatatacatatatgtgtgtttatgtttgtgtgtgtgtttattaaaatggaatatttttataattttataaacacacacacacacacacacacacacacacacacacatatatataacttttattctGAAACAAGCAATAAGTCAATAACGTTATGTTGCCATTTCTCATCTCTATACTCTGTACGAATAAgtgaatgaaataaaacattgtgtCAAAGATTATACAATGATCTTTTGAGCATAGTTACAACAAGCACCAGACAGATCCGGTCCCTCGCTTGCTTAATTCAGCTTGACCTAGTTATGTGCGTTTTTGTAGTTGTATGTAGTTGTTTTTCATCTGAACTTTTAATTGACATTGATCAAAACATTTGTATCCTTACAATAAGATCATAGATTTGCTTTTTTTACCATCCCTGTTAAATCACACATGCTTTAAATAAGCACCAAGAGAGCAAAGTCTGTAGAAGACAGTGAATGAAGACTTACCTTGAAAGTGTGTACAAGACAGTAGACAGCGAGAAAAAGACGAGCGATGTGAGTTAGGCGGGCCCCTCTGAAACTTTGAAGATGAGGGGACAACTCTTCAGCATTAAATCTTTATCAGAAACGTCAGATGAGTCATATATAAACTAACGTTATAGATCACTCTGCTAAGGACCCCCAACAGCAGCAGCATGTGCTTTAAGTTTATTCTTCTCCTGAGCCTCTTTTTCCTCTAGCCCAAATGTTCCATTAAAAGTTTTCTGTCTAGTTTTAACTTGGTTCCAACTTAGTTTTAACTAGTTCCAAAACAAACTGTCTCTTTCTCTCCACCTCCCTTTGAAACGAATATGTGCGCAGACGAACACTCTAGATGAAAAGGGTCTTGTGTCTCATTCTGAGTAAAAGCATGAGTAAAAAACACTAGCTCTTCTGCAGCTACTCATTCTGAGATTATGATATTAGTATATTAGAGATATGAGCTTAGTAGTGAGGCTAGTGGTTGAATAACGTCCAATCACACAGAATCCATGAAGCTCAACATTTCATCCTGAGTTTAGATTAAAACGTCTGGTTAGCATAAAGTACATTATGTCTGAGAGCTGCCATAACGGTTTCTATTTTGGGTTTATTTTCCAAAACATCTTTATCTACCGTCATCTAATCTTAATTTGCTAATTCTTTCTCCCCAACTTTTACACTTATGAGCTGTCAGCTCAGTTTTATTCAGTGGAACTGATACCACTATGAGAGAAGAGTCATGTCCTTCTTGTAGTTTGTAGATTAGACATGCAACCACGGCACACGTGCACACACCAAGAGCAATTAGTGTTTACAGTAAAAGGAGGGCTCACCACAACACCGCTCGAACTGCTAAGATATAAGAAATGTGACATCAACTCCTGCAGATAACATCACCTGCTGACAGGCATGCAGCTTTACAGAACTCTAACCTTCAAGTAAAAAAGTTATCCCCTTATGAGTGAGACCCCTCTTCAAAAAGGTCCTATTAGATCAATCATAATTTCTGTCATGTCACATACCTTTTACTGGTGTGGTGTGCTTTGCATTCAAGTATGTTTCTTCtaaatattttcacacttttCCTTATAAGTGACAGTTGAAATTGTCAACTGACGTTCTTTCACATCAAATGTTAGATGAAATGGGAACAGGTGTTAAGGGCCAGAGATGGGAGGTGCTCACTCTTGGGTTAAATTATCAACTCCTGCAGATAACATCACCTGCTGACAGGCATGCAGCTTTACAGAACTCTAACCTTCACGTAAAAAAGTTCTCCCCTTATGAGTGATACCCCTCTTCAAAAAGGTCCTATTAGATCAATCATAATTTCTGTTATGTCACATACCTTTTACTGGTGTGGTGTGCTTTGCATTTAAGTATGTTTCCTCtaaatattttcacacttttCCTTATAAGTGACAGTTGAAATTGTCAACTGACGTTCTTTCACATCAAATGGTACATGAAATGGGAACAGGTGTTAAGGGCCAGAGATGGGAGGTGCTTACTCTTGGGATAAATTTCTGGTAAGTGGACATAGTATCTGCAGGGCCATGTCCGTGGCCTTACTTACTGTAGTTGGGCCAACAAACTAACTATAACCTTTCAAGAAGGTGTCTCCCATCAGATGGTCAACTTCTGCTGTATTCTTGAAGTATGATTCTGTAAGATGGCTTCCACAGTCAAAAGAATGCAGCTTCAGACAGAATTCTCAGCAATaaaaatttaacaaacaaaaagaaaagcagGTAACATACTCAAGtccaacagaaacaaacaaagtCTGTAACATGAGTCTTATGATTAGAATGTCGAAGGCCGGTGAGGATAATCGCTTGACATGTATGGCTAAAGCAGGAAATGAGGGTGTTACAGCAGGATCTAAAGTGTTATTTTGCTGCAATTAGCTTGTTGCAGTGTTATTGCAGGTAAGTATAACTTTCCAGAACCAGTGGTTCATCACCAGGGGcctcatttttaaaatgtgtaagtTGCAGTGGGTTTTAGTGTATGCATACTCTAAGATCAAATCTGTGTGTAGGCAAAAATCCACAGCAACgttcatatttataaaaatattttttgacatgGAAAAATACTAAGCGCCACGTCAGGGTCTGAGCAGGCGTACACACTTTTCCTTGTGGCAAAGTTGATTACACGTACCTGAGAGATTATAAATATACGTGAAACGGACatataggagcacagaggatgcagtatgaacagtgctgcactctgcactgacacacttggacaataacaacacatatgtaTGGATGTTGTTGGTTGACTTCAactcagcatttaacaccatcattccctccaagctgaccacaaaacttggagacctggacattaacacctccctctactggattatggactttctgaccagcAGACCTTACcacacctgctccaccaccatcacactcaacaccggcgtaccacagggctgtgtactGAGCCCATTactttactccctttacacccacgactggaataacctgctccttaacaccagcaagacaaaggagctcattgtggacttcaggaagaagaaaggaagcacacatgaccccatccacattaatgggatggttgttgaacatgtctccagcttcaagttcctgggaaccaccatctcggaggac
Proteins encoded in this region:
- the LOC132102816 gene encoding tumor necrosis factor receptor superfamily member 5-like isoform X1 produces the protein MLLFFSSRKMLALLSVLLLSSHVLPLVQSLQCDERTEYLKDNRCCKKCKPGELMMVTCKGTTETVCEACGNGYFTDDYNINYQWCKHCTTCTKENMKYMKDCTVTSDANCTCDDGYRCSDSKCESCEKIQTTTVTTPPSTKTISPTHDNVWISVSLCFACVCVCALLTCFLLISRHARPCGRIMSTSIGLCSSDKSSLGSSQCTEEEEVPMPVQEVCGKTEKLEDV
- the LOC132102816 gene encoding tumor necrosis factor receptor superfamily member 5-like isoform X2, giving the protein MSKKMLALLSVLLLSSHVLPLVQSLQCDERTEYLKDNRCCKKCKPGELMMVTCKGTTETVCEACGNGYFTDDYNINYQWCKHCTTCTKENMKYMKDCTVTSDANCTCDDGYRCSDSKCESCEKIQTTTVTTPPSTKTISPTHDNVWISVSLCFACVCVCALLTCFLLISRHARPCGRIMSTSIGLCSSDKSSLGSSQCTEEEEVPMPVQEVCGKTEKLEDV
- the LOC132102816 gene encoding tumor necrosis factor receptor superfamily member 5-like isoform X3; translation: MLALLSVLLLSSHVLPLVQSLQCDERTEYLKDNRCCKKCKPGELMMVTCKGTTETVCEACGNGYFTDDYNINYQWCKHCTTCTKENMKYMKDCTVTSDANCTCDDGYRCSDSKCESCEKIQTTTVTTPPSTKTISPTHDNVWISVSLCFACVCVCALLTCFLLISRHARPCGRIMSTSIGLCSSDKSSLGSSQCTEEEEVPMPVQEVCGKTEKLEDV
- the LOC132102814 gene encoding uncharacterized protein LOC132102814; protein product: MLVTVISVAMVMLTGHLIYGLPMVNYDRNSRAVSEELCDAGYFQTESGCVQCDSGFFTSQKNRETSCHRCLQNCRPEFHMMVVEECTLTSDVKCRCREGYTCTKTDPYNGQCKVCEPVPTPIPSSTYADVPSSTTSTTSSTEAAEIGLGERSVGVWISCGFISVMLSLIILMLFLQLFRKKEKECFKRFVRKCSLGNMEMDSESTPPTSQTDEQPHAQEMMSHGSTPTNHNNDCSFHQPISLEQAVPPAGNLGPLHIYGPQTVFVSLLNQFGWDGGEKKAQELQEESLNNINVSCPQSPPVHLSEEERSRENDFIFFPSQEQGKECHISKEEAL